The following are encoded in a window of Terriglobales bacterium genomic DNA:
- a CDS encoding DUF433 domain-containing protein, with the protein MKSSEIQSSRDILGGAPVFAGTRVPVQALFDYLEAGDSLDEFIADFPTVRREQAIHLLEEAKISLVSPE; encoded by the coding sequence ATGAAAAGTTCCGAAATCCAAAGTTCACGTGACATTTTGGGAGGCGCTCCTGTCTTTGCTGGCACGCGTGTGCCAGTGCAGGCTTTGTTTGATTATTTAGAGGCAGGAGATTCCCTCGATGAATTTATCGCCGATTTTCCTACTGTCCGGCGCGAACAAGCCATTCATTTGCTCGAAGAAGCCAAGATCTCGCTCGTTTCTCCCGAATAA
- a CDS encoding DUF5615 family PIN-like protein produces the protein MKILLDECIPRRLKFELKNHDAKTVQEMGWTGKKNGDLLALADKGFEVFITLDKNLEAQLNVSKFNLKIVVFSIGSSRLADIKAYLPQLHRALDSSNPDKLIHIKR, from the coding sequence ATGAAAATCCTGCTCGATGAGTGTATCCCGAGAAGGTTGAAATTTGAGCTTAAGAACCATGATGCCAAAACAGTTCAGGAAATGGGCTGGACGGGAAAAAAGAATGGTGACTTGCTTGCTTTAGCTGACAAGGGATTTGAGGTATTCATCACTCTAGATAAGAATCTTGAAGCACAATTAAACGTAAGCAAGTTTAATCTGAAAATCGTGGTCTTTTCGATTGGAAGCAGTCGTCTTGCAGACATTAAAGCTTATCTGCCTCAGCTTCATCGCGCTTTGGATAGCAGCAACCCAGACAAGCTGATTCATATCAAGCGATAG
- a CDS encoding Sir2 family NAD-dependent protein deacetylase, whose protein sequence is MSAESGIPTFRGSDGLWRNFRIEDVASPVAWRNDPRLVWEFYSWRREVAAQCKPNPAHFALAQLEQALGERLFHCTQNVDALLEQAGCENVWHMHGRLMQSRCERAGCKRPAFDDRNSYPNLESVPRCECGGRIRPHICWFGEVPYYLEDIAAALDSCTVFICIGSSGVVHPAAGFAAQVKSKNGTHSYYIGPEEPANSRCFDESFWGKAGEVVPKVFEVK, encoded by the coding sequence TTGAGCGCTGAGAGTGGCATCCCCACCTTCCGCGGCTCTGATGGGTTGTGGCGGAACTTTCGCATCGAGGACGTGGCTTCGCCGGTGGCTTGGAGAAATGATCCGCGGCTGGTTTGGGAATTTTATTCGTGGCGGCGCGAGGTTGCAGCGCAATGCAAACCGAATCCGGCGCACTTTGCCCTGGCGCAACTGGAACAGGCGCTCGGGGAGCGGCTCTTTCACTGCACACAAAACGTTGATGCACTGCTGGAGCAGGCGGGATGCGAGAACGTCTGGCACATGCATGGCAGGCTCATGCAGAGCCGGTGTGAACGGGCTGGGTGCAAGCGGCCCGCTTTTGACGACCGGAACTCCTATCCCAACCTGGAATCAGTTCCGCGCTGCGAGTGTGGTGGACGCATTCGTCCGCATATCTGCTGGTTCGGCGAAGTTCCCTACTACCTGGAAGACATCGCGGCTGCTCTTGATAGCTGCACGGTTTTTATCTGCATCGGCAGCTCGGGGGTGGTGCATCCGGCGGCGGGGTTTGCCGCCCAGGTGAAAAGCAAAAATGGAACACACAGCTATTACATCGGACCGGAAGAGCCTGCGAACAGCCGCTGCTTCGATGAAAGCTTCTGGGGCAAGGCAGGGGAGGTTGTGCCGAAGGTCTTTGAGGTCAAATAG
- a CDS encoding riboflavin synthase, protein MFTGLIEEVGRVSEVVITNGAGRITVAAERASRALKLGDSVAVSGVCLTAVRIVPGRSFSADLAHETVSRTSFNRLAKGALVNVELPMRAGTPLGGHIVQGHVDGVGKLLTLEKIKSSDDYWLQISIPQELMRYVVEKGSITIEGISLTVAKVHETEVSIAIIPHTHKATNLYTLQPGAPLNIEVDVLAKYAEKMALQKPGSSSITLERLIEEGF, encoded by the coding sequence ATGTTCACAGGACTCATTGAAGAAGTAGGACGAGTCAGCGAAGTCGTCATAACCAATGGCGCTGGCCGCATCACCGTCGCCGCAGAGCGCGCAAGCCGTGCGTTGAAGCTGGGCGACAGCGTAGCAGTAAGCGGCGTCTGTTTGACGGCAGTAAGAATTGTTCCCGGCAGATCTTTCAGCGCAGACCTGGCTCACGAAACTGTTTCTCGCACTTCATTCAATCGTCTCGCGAAAGGGGCGCTTGTCAATGTGGAACTTCCCATGCGGGCCGGCACCCCTCTCGGCGGACACATTGTGCAGGGCCATGTAGATGGAGTCGGAAAATTACTTACCCTGGAAAAGATCAAGAGCAGCGATGACTATTGGCTGCAGATTAGCATTCCCCAGGAACTCATGCGCTATGTGGTAGAAAAAGGCTCGATTACTATCGAAGGCATCAGCCTCACGGTTGCCAAGGTACACGAAACTGAAGTTTCGATTGCAATCATCCCTCATACCCACAAAGCTACCAACCTGTACACGCTGCAGCCGGGCGCTCCGCTCAATATTGAAGTGGACGTGCTGGCCAAGTATGCGGAAAAAATGGCGCTGCAGAAACCAGGTTCATCTTCCATTACCCTGGAACGGTTGATAGAAGAAGGGTTCTAG
- the ribD gene encoding bifunctional diaminohydroxyphosphoribosylaminopyrimidine deaminase/5-amino-6-(5-phosphoribosylamino)uracil reductase RibD — MNPEEKHHDFMRQALLLARLGIGLAAPNPYVGAVVVDAEGKVLGSGFHTYDGIKHAEVIAIEQAQSKNVPLKEATLYVNLEPCCHQGRTGPCTEAIISSGIKRVVAAMLDPNPLVRGKGIEQLSSAGIAVIEGVLEDEARKLNEAFTKYIRWHEPLVTLKAGMTLDGKIAPPPGESGNPTALGSGGATGGWITSETARAHVQELRHSSDALMVGVGTIIADDPLLTDRTGRPRRRPLLRVIVDSRLRLPLESRVVKTAQDDVLVLCSFAEEKRKREFEARGIRVEQVAIAHAASAQAPSDKIRRMPVRRRTGIGGPLFPEMESSASDGRPDMRSMMKRLAEMQITSLLIEGGALVNWAALAAGVVDKVFLYYAPKILAGSGSVPFARGAGFRHMGEAAHVQHVTIHHFGEDFAVEGYIRDPYDFSAIHEAE; from the coding sequence TTGAATCCTGAAGAAAAACATCACGACTTTATGCGCCAGGCACTTCTGCTGGCACGGCTAGGCATAGGATTGGCCGCGCCCAATCCCTATGTCGGCGCCGTTGTAGTGGACGCCGAGGGGAAGGTCCTGGGCAGCGGATTTCATACCTATGATGGCATCAAGCACGCCGAAGTAATTGCCATTGAGCAAGCCCAGAGCAAGAACGTTCCTCTGAAAGAAGCGACTCTTTATGTGAATCTGGAGCCGTGCTGTCATCAGGGGCGCACCGGTCCTTGCACGGAGGCGATTATCTCCTCGGGGATCAAGCGCGTCGTCGCGGCGATGCTTGATCCCAATCCACTCGTCCGGGGAAAAGGCATCGAGCAACTGAGTTCTGCGGGCATTGCAGTGATTGAAGGCGTGCTGGAAGATGAGGCGCGCAAGCTGAATGAAGCGTTTACGAAATATATCCGCTGGCATGAGCCGCTGGTCACGTTAAAAGCCGGAATGACGCTGGATGGCAAAATTGCGCCTCCGCCGGGGGAATCGGGTAATCCCACGGCTTTGGGCTCGGGGGGGGCGACCGGCGGGTGGATCACCAGCGAGACCGCACGTGCGCATGTTCAAGAGTTGCGCCACTCGAGTGATGCTCTGATGGTGGGCGTGGGGACGATCATTGCCGATGATCCTCTGTTGACCGACCGCACGGGAAGGCCGCGACGGCGGCCGCTGCTTCGCGTGATTGTGGATTCGCGCTTGCGGCTCCCCTTGGAATCACGCGTAGTCAAAACCGCGCAGGACGATGTGCTGGTTTTATGTTCGTTTGCCGAAGAGAAAAGGAAGCGCGAGTTTGAAGCGCGCGGCATTCGCGTGGAACAAGTCGCCATTGCCCACGCCGCTTCTGCACAGGCGCCCTCGGATAAAATCAGGCGCATGCCGGTCCGCCGCCGCACGGGAATTGGCGGCCCTCTTTTTCCCGAAATGGAATCAAGCGCGTCCGACGGCCGTCCGGATATGCGCAGTATGATGAAGCGCCTGGCGGAGATGCAGATCACCAGCTTGCTGATCGAAGGAGGCGCGCTGGTGAATTGGGCGGCGCTGGCAGCGGGCGTAGTGGACAAGGTCTTTCTCTACTACGCGCCAAAAATTCTTGCCGGGTCAGGCTCGGTGCCCTTCGCCCGTGGTGCAGGCTTTCGCCATATGGGAGAAGCTGCGCACGTGCAGCACGTCACCATCCATCATTTCGGAGAGGACTTCGCGGTGGAGGGATACATACGCGATCCTTACGATTTCAGCGCGATTCACGAGGCGGAGTAA
- the ftsY gene encoding signal recognition particle-docking protein FtsY, which produces MAISLFGSKKKEEEQTSKPGFLERMKQAVTRTRESLSEHIESIVSFGKQIDRETLDDLEATLIAADLGTATTHEVLEKLRAQADRKQIGDVAELKRLLKQELLAILNAAVAPARDAEPPEVILVVGVNGTGKTTTIGKLANLLGSDGKSVLLCAADTFRAAAIEQLEIWGERTRTEVIKTKPGGDPSAVLFDALHSAKARKMDFVIVDTAGRLHTKSSLMSELEKMKRTAERIIPGAPHEVLLVMDATTGQNGLQQARQFTQSAGVTGIVLTKLDGTAKGGVVVAISRELKLPVRYVGVGEKAGDLLPFDAEAFVNSLFE; this is translated from the coding sequence ATGGCGATTTCATTATTTGGCAGCAAGAAAAAAGAAGAAGAGCAGACCAGCAAGCCCGGCTTCCTGGAGAGAATGAAGCAGGCGGTCACGCGCACGCGCGAAAGCCTGAGCGAGCACATTGAAAGCATCGTCTCTTTCGGCAAGCAAATTGACCGCGAGACGCTTGATGACCTGGAAGCAACCCTCATTGCCGCCGACCTCGGCACTGCCACCACCCACGAGGTGCTCGAAAAACTGCGCGCGCAGGCTGACCGCAAGCAGATTGGCGACGTTGCTGAACTCAAGCGGCTGCTCAAGCAGGAGCTGTTGGCCATCCTGAATGCTGCGGTTGCGCCGGCAAGAGACGCCGAGCCGCCTGAAGTGATTCTGGTGGTGGGCGTGAATGGCACGGGTAAAACCACAACCATCGGTAAATTGGCGAACCTGCTGGGCAGCGATGGCAAATCTGTTCTTCTCTGTGCGGCAGATACCTTCCGCGCCGCTGCCATCGAGCAGCTCGAAATCTGGGGAGAGCGCACCCGCACCGAAGTGATTAAAACCAAGCCCGGAGGCGACCCGTCGGCCGTGCTCTTCGATGCTCTGCACTCCGCCAAGGCCCGCAAGATGGATTTCGTGATTGTGGATACGGCCGGCCGTTTGCATACCAAATCAAGCCTCATGTCCGAGCTGGAAAAGATGAAGCGCACCGCCGAACGCATTATTCCGGGAGCGCCGCATGAAGTTCTTCTGGTCATGGACGCCACCACAGGGCAAAACGGATTGCAACAGGCGCGGCAGTTCACGCAGTCTGCCGGGGTAACCGGCATTGTGCTCACGAAACTCGATGGCACAGCCAAGGGCGGCGTGGTTGTAGCCATCAGCCGGGAGCTGAAGCTGCCCGTGCGCTACGTAGGAGTAGGAGAAAAAGCCGGCGACTTGCTGCCGTTTGATGCCGAGGCATTTGTGAACTCACTGTTCGAATAA
- a CDS encoding HD domain-containing phosphohydrolase, translating into MPKRIPILYLIFGVLILVSVGPLVWYGNTVVNDESDRLVTNEKLLQNTITRSVEEELAQRQSNLLTMMGNLASAITVASGSDLKGEHLDAPELRALLEKFVSSSENISYATLIGSESKGKGITAKRIEIDDFMLRELEHAFAAAREGRPYNGPAMQMGAGKLSKTVTLVSSPVTVENHFIGMIGVIVDQQPLLNRLREDSKGGLNIYVVDRQGRLVAGADSAYVTGEDMTNFDIVKDFVKQGSKANVTKTMEFSVTRNNTKIDMLGSYRPVPSLEWAVVAQKTQHDAYLGVSDMQSKNRWLALIVILVSILISIFAANQISQPVKTLTDSSRAIAKGDFSKRVRLKSRTEIGELATTFNTMSADLERLVFDLKSAAQENRSLFMSSIQMLAGAVDEKDPYTKGHSDRVTRYSVILATELGLSKEEIEKIRISAQLHDVGKIGIEDRILKKPGALTPDEFEIMKTHTSKGASILRPVEALREMIPGIELHHESLDGRGYPHGYKADQIGLMPRIIMVGDTFDAMTTNRPYQAAMDPEYVVRIINSLAAAKFDPRVVAALTAVFERGVLRLYRAGTVTGEQVAAAAAAETAEAVADAPASPPVAGD; encoded by the coding sequence ATGCCTAAGCGTATACCGATTCTTTATCTCATCTTCGGCGTCCTGATCCTGGTCAGCGTTGGTCCGCTGGTGTGGTACGGCAACACCGTTGTGAATGATGAAAGCGACCGCCTGGTCACCAATGAGAAGCTGCTGCAGAACACGATTACGCGCTCGGTAGAAGAAGAACTGGCACAACGGCAAAGCAACCTGCTGACCATGATGGGCAATCTCGCCTCAGCCATCACCGTGGCCAGCGGAAGCGACCTGAAGGGCGAGCACCTGGATGCGCCCGAACTGCGTGCGCTGCTGGAAAAATTTGTTTCCTCATCGGAAAACATTTCTTACGCCACACTCATCGGATCTGAATCCAAGGGGAAGGGGATTACCGCGAAAAGGATCGAGATTGATGATTTCATGCTCCGCGAGCTGGAGCATGCCTTCGCAGCCGCACGCGAGGGCCGGCCTTATAACGGTCCAGCCATGCAGATGGGCGCCGGGAAACTGAGCAAAACCGTGACCCTGGTCAGTTCGCCGGTCACGGTAGAAAACCACTTCATCGGAATGATCGGAGTCATTGTTGATCAGCAGCCACTGTTGAACCGCTTGCGGGAAGACTCCAAGGGCGGACTGAACATTTATGTAGTGGATCGCCAGGGGCGGCTGGTCGCAGGCGCCGATTCTGCTTATGTAACCGGCGAGGACATGACGAACTTTGACATCGTGAAGGACTTCGTCAAGCAAGGCAGCAAGGCTAACGTTACCAAAACGATGGAATTCTCTGTCACTCGGAACAACACAAAAATTGACATGCTGGGGAGCTACCGTCCGGTTCCTTCCCTGGAGTGGGCTGTAGTGGCGCAGAAGACGCAACACGATGCCTACCTGGGCGTTTCTGATATGCAGAGCAAGAACCGCTGGCTGGCTCTTATCGTCATCTTGGTCAGCATTTTGATCAGCATCTTCGCCGCCAATCAAATCAGCCAGCCTGTCAAAACATTGACGGACTCCAGCCGTGCCATCGCCAAAGGAGACTTTTCCAAACGAGTTCGCCTGAAGAGCCGCACGGAAATCGGAGAGCTCGCTACTACGTTCAATACCATGAGCGCCGACCTGGAGCGGCTGGTCTTTGACCTCAAGAGCGCGGCCCAGGAAAATCGTTCGCTGTTTATGAGTTCCATCCAAATGCTGGCCGGTGCGGTTGACGAAAAGGACCCGTATACCAAAGGCCACTCTGACCGGGTCACGCGCTACTCCGTGATTTTGGCGACGGAGCTTGGATTGAGCAAAGAGGAAATTGAAAAAATCCGCATCTCAGCCCAACTGCATGATGTAGGCAAGATCGGGATCGAAGACCGCATCTTGAAAAAGCCCGGAGCGCTCACGCCTGACGAATTCGAGATCATGAAAACGCACACGTCCAAAGGCGCCAGCATCCTGCGTCCGGTAGAGGCACTGCGCGAGATGATTCCCGGAATCGAACTGCACCACGAATCGCTCGACGGCCGCGGCTATCCCCACGGATACAAGGCAGACCAGATCGGCCTGATGCCGCGCATCATCATGGTGGGTGACACCTTCGACGCCATGACCACCAACCGTCCTTACCAGGCGGCCATGGACCCGGAATACGTGGTGCGCATCATCAACTCGCTGGCCGCTGCAAAGTTCGACCCGCGCGTGGTGGCCGCTTTGACCGCTGTCTTTGAACGCGGAGTTTTGCGCCTGTACCGCGCCGGTACGGTAACCGGAGAACAAGTTGCCGCCGCTGCTGCAGCCGAAACTGCGGAAGCCGTTGCCGATGCGCCTGCTTCCCCTCCCGTGGCAGGAGATTGA
- a CDS encoding NAD(P)H-dependent glycerol-3-phosphate dehydrogenase has protein sequence MSDIAIIGAGAWGTAISIVLGRKGTHRLRLWAYEKEVYESIQSSRSNALFLPGQRVPESVRATNDLGSALHKAEVVVSAVPSNHGRRIFEQMAPHLHNGMAFVSATKGVEEGTLLRMSEVIEHVVSKSAGFTPAIAALSGPTFAQEVARGDPTAITAASKDSSLAGRIQSEFSDPAFRVYTNDDVIGVELGGALKNVIAIAAGICDGLDLGHNTVAALITRGLAEITRLAVACGAKRETLAGLAGMGDLVLTCTGGLSRNRTVGVELGKGRKLPEVIAGMHGMVAEGVLTTNAAMGLAQKFGVEMPITQQMHAILHDGKAPRDAIRELMTRPGKVE, from the coding sequence ATGTCTGACATTGCAATTATCGGCGCAGGCGCCTGGGGAACGGCGATCTCCATCGTACTAGGACGCAAAGGCACGCACCGTCTTCGCCTCTGGGCATATGAAAAAGAAGTCTACGAGTCTATACAGTCGAGCCGAAGCAACGCTTTATTTCTGCCCGGACAGCGGGTTCCCGAATCTGTCCGTGCAACCAATGACCTCGGCTCAGCCCTGCACAAAGCCGAGGTCGTCGTCAGTGCTGTGCCTTCGAACCATGGAAGACGCATCTTCGAACAAATGGCGCCACACCTGCACAACGGGATGGCCTTCGTCAGCGCCACCAAAGGCGTGGAGGAAGGCACGCTGTTGCGCATGAGCGAGGTGATTGAGCACGTCGTTTCCAAGTCGGCAGGCTTCACTCCTGCCATTGCCGCTCTGAGCGGTCCTACCTTCGCTCAGGAGGTCGCACGCGGCGATCCGACGGCAATTACAGCGGCTTCTAAAGATTCCTCTCTCGCCGGACGCATTCAGAGCGAATTCAGCGATCCCGCCTTTCGGGTTTACACCAATGACGATGTAATCGGAGTAGAGCTGGGCGGAGCGCTGAAAAATGTAATTGCTATCGCTGCCGGAATCTGCGACGGATTGGACCTGGGACACAACACCGTGGCTGCGCTCATCACCCGCGGATTGGCCGAGATTACCCGCCTGGCAGTAGCATGCGGAGCAAAACGCGAGACCCTGGCAGGATTGGCCGGCATGGGAGACCTGGTGCTTACCTGCACCGGCGGGCTCTCCCGCAACCGCACCGTGGGAGTGGAGTTGGGCAAAGGCCGCAAACTGCCTGAGGTCATTGCCGGTATGCACGGCATGGTGGCCGAGGGTGTGTTGACCACCAATGCCGCTATGGGACTGGCGCAAAAGTTCGGTGTGGAAATGCCCATTACGCAGCAGATGCACGCCATTCTGCACGACGGCAAGGCCCCCCGCGATGCTATCCGCGAACTCATGACCCGGCCGGGCAAAGTGGAATAG
- the plsY gene encoding glycerol-3-phosphate 1-O-acyltransferase PlsY, with product MKRLFVVFLTMRTDYIIVAVVSYLIGSIPFGYILVRLFKKQDIRTTGSGNIGATNVARTAPGLGIATLLLDGLKGFLPLWFLGRHILISYDADVSGGVMLLSLAALFAVLGHMFPVWLKFHGGKGVATAAGVFLALSPKAIGLSLLVFLVIFVVTHYVSLASIVATACFPAFAYGLENWRQRSLLVTSILISLLIIVKHHENIRRLVSGTENKFGKKKVEAMTAGTKD from the coding sequence TTGAAGCGGCTATTTGTTGTTTTCTTAACCATGCGGACGGACTACATCATCGTAGCGGTTGTGTCATATCTGATCGGATCAATACCGTTTGGTTACATCCTGGTTCGCCTGTTTAAGAAGCAGGACATACGCACTACAGGGAGTGGCAACATCGGCGCAACCAACGTAGCCCGCACTGCTCCTGGGCTGGGAATAGCGACCCTGCTTTTAGACGGGCTCAAGGGATTTCTTCCACTTTGGTTTCTAGGACGGCACATCCTTATTTCTTATGATGCCGATGTTAGCGGTGGGGTCATGCTGCTTTCATTGGCAGCACTCTTTGCTGTCCTGGGTCATATGTTCCCGGTATGGCTGAAGTTTCACGGCGGTAAAGGCGTGGCTACTGCTGCGGGAGTTTTTCTCGCGCTTTCCCCCAAGGCCATTGGTTTGTCCCTGCTGGTTTTCCTGGTGATTTTTGTCGTCACGCATTACGTCTCTTTGGCCTCGATCGTGGCAACGGCATGCTTTCCAGCCTTCGCATATGGGCTGGAGAATTGGCGGCAGAGATCACTTCTAGTAACTTCAATTCTTATATCGCTGCTGATCATTGTGAAGCACCATGAGAACATCCGGCGTCTGGTGAGCGGCACGGAAAATAAGTTCGGCAAAAAGAAAGTGGAAGCCATGACCGCGGGAACGAAGGACTAA
- the thpR gene encoding RNA 2',3'-cyclic phosphodiesterase has product MRLFVAIDLDDAIQQRIERFMESVRESAPEVRWVSPASLHITLKFIGESAQHDTIKEKLSTIQARKTQISFRGIGFFPTPRSPRVFWIGVEADDHLVQAARSVDEALLPLGIEKEERAFTPHLTLARSGSGNPQRERTDGPNKKFQHLQERLARMTPPDFGTMTAHEFFLYQSKTAPSGAVYTKLARFELQ; this is encoded by the coding sequence ATGCGCCTCTTCGTTGCCATTGATCTTGATGACGCCATCCAGCAGCGCATTGAGCGTTTCATGGAGAGCGTGCGCGAATCTGCGCCCGAGGTGCGTTGGGTTTCACCTGCATCCCTGCACATCACGCTCAAATTCATTGGTGAAAGCGCGCAGCACGACACCATCAAGGAAAAGCTAAGCACGATTCAAGCGAGGAAGACGCAAATCAGCTTTCGCGGCATCGGCTTCTTTCCTACTCCCCGATCGCCCCGCGTCTTCTGGATCGGGGTAGAAGCAGATGATCATCTTGTTCAGGCGGCCCGGAGCGTGGATGAAGCCCTGCTTCCACTGGGCATAGAAAAGGAAGAGCGCGCTTTCACCCCGCATCTCACACTGGCACGCAGCGGTTCGGGCAATCCCCAGCGAGAGCGTACGGATGGGCCAAACAAGAAGTTTCAACACCTGCAAGAGCGGCTGGCCAGGATGACGCCGCCCGACTTCGGTACAATGACGGCTCACGAGTTCTTTTTGTATCAGAGCAAGACCGCCCCCAGCGGCGCGGTTTATACCAAGCTGGCTCGATTTGAACTGCAATAG